One genomic region from Indicator indicator isolate 239-I01 chromosome 7, UM_Iind_1.1, whole genome shotgun sequence encodes:
- the FFAR4 gene encoding free fatty acid receptor 4: MLGSRSTRGGNRTYFPFFSDFRGHNVTALRVGESSALASIFLLSLVGNVWGICLLVRRQHRAWAANCLVLNLFCADLLFITSIPFIAVVRWTESWELGDVVCHMLFYVMTLSGAVIIFSLSAVSLERVVSIARLRHAAFRRRKTLAAALFTWCFAALTTLPLCIFFTVVRLPAATGEEVQICTLVWPSVAGEIIWDVIFAIVCFITPGVVIVISYSKILQITKASRRSLNAGLAYSKNRQIRVSHQDYRLFQALILLMISFFIMWSPIVITIILILVQNYKQDLNILPSVFFWIALFTFANSAVNPILYNVAHFRRKCEEILLCCTGIHLRRGAGTETSARRSNHKQPHLSFITK; this comes from the exons ATGCTGGGGTCCAGGAGCACACGAGGGGGCAACAGGACCTACTTCCCCTTCTTCTCGGACTTCAGGGGCCACAATGTGACGGCCCTGCGTGTTGGCGAGTCGTCTGCCCTGGCCTCCATCTTTTTGCTGTCCTTGGTGGGAAATGTCTGGGGCATCTGCCTGCTGGTGCGGCGGCAGCACCGTGCCTGGGCTGCCAACTGCCTCGTCCTCAACCTCTTCTGCGCTGACCTGCTGTTCATCACCTCCATCCCATTCATCGCCGTCGTGCGCTGGACGGAGTCCTGGGAGCTGGGCGACGTCGTCTGCCACATGCTCTTCTACGTGATGACCCTCAGCGGCGCCGTCATCATCTTCTCCCTCTCGGCCGTCAGCCTGGAACGCGTCGTCAGCATCGCTCGACTGCGCCACGCTGCGTTCCGCCGCCGCAAGACGCTGGCCGCCGCTCTCTTCACTTGGTGCTTTGCCGCCCTCACCACTCTCCCGCTCTGCATCTTCTTCACCGTGGTGCGGCTGCCTGCCGCCACCGGTGAG GAGGTTCAGATTTGCACATTGGTTTGGCCTAGCGTTGCCGGAGAAATTATTTGGGATGTGATCTTTGCCATTGTTTGCTTTATAACACCAGGAGTAGTCATTGTCATCAGTTATTCCAAAATCTTACAG ATTACAAAAGCATCAAGAAGGAGTTTAAATGCTGGTTTAGCCTACTCAAAAAATCGTCAGATTCGTGTTTCCCATCAAGACTACAGACTATTCCAAGCCCTCATTTTGTTGATGATCTCATTCTTCATCATGTGGAGCCCAATTGTGATaactattattttaattttagtcCAGAACTACAAACaagatttaaatattttgccATCAGTTTTCTTCTGGATAGCGTTATTCACTTTTGCCAACTCTGCTGTCAATCCAATTTTGTATAATGTTGCCCATTTCAGGCGTAAGTGTGAGGAAATTCTTCTCTGTTGTACAGGGATCCATTTAAGACGTGGGGCTGGTACAGAAACCAGTGCAAGAAGAAGTAATCATAAACAACCACATTTGTCTTTCATCACCAAATAA
- the RBP4 gene encoding LOW QUALITY PROTEIN: retinol-binding protein 4 (The sequence of the model RefSeq protein was modified relative to this genomic sequence to represent the inferred CDS: inserted 1 base in 1 codon; substituted 1 base at 1 genomic stop codon) encodes MYSVGIYNSTDLSTERLLPLFFQKREVQKENQRETFASSTCLAKDQGRRPPEPMGVMQEVDMKGPXPAASINPPPCLPSNAGFVLQRVAKALGLHKAFTVWVVHHCXSTLVHRRDRDRHRLDGMPHMERALPGLLLLALALLGSSRAERDCRVSSFKVKENFDKNRYSGTWYAMAKKDPEGLFLQDNVVAQFTVDENGQMTATAKGRVRLFNNWDVCADMIGSFTDTEDPAKFKMKYWGVASFLQKGNDDHWVVDTDYDTYALHYSCRQLNEDGTCADSYSFVFSRDPKGLPPEAQKIVRQRQKDLCLDRKYRVIVHNGFCS; translated from the exons ATGTATTCTGTAGGTATTTACAACAG CACAGATCTTTCAACTGAAAGGCTTCTGCCTCTATTCTTTCAAAAACGGGAGGTGCAAAAAG AAAACCAAAGAGAGACATTTGCTTCTAGCACCTGCTTGGCTAAAGATCAGGGTCGAAGACCACCTGAGCCCATGGGTGTTATGCAAGAGGTTGATATGAAGGGGCCCTAGCCTGCAGCATCCATCAACccgcctccctgcctcccctccaaTGCTGGCTTTGTGCTTCAGAGGGTTGCGAAAGCCCTAGGACTACATAAAGCATTCACTGTCTGGGTAGTTCACCACT CATCAACACTTGTGCACCGAAGGGACAGGGACCGGCACCGTCT GGACGGAATGCCCCACATGGAGAGAGCTCTGCCCGGGCTGCTGTTGCTGGCACTAgccttgctgggcagcagcagagcagagagggactgCCGAGTAAGCAGCTTCAAAGTCAAGGAGAACTTCGACAAAAACAGG TACAGTGGTACCTGGTATGCCATGGCAAAAAAAGATCCTGAGGGGCTGTTTCTGCAGGACAATGTGGTAGCCCAGTTCACTGTGGATGAGAATGGACAAATGACTGCCACTGCAAAGGGCAGAGTCAGACTCTTCAA TAACTGGGATGTCTGTGCTGACATGATTGGCTCCTTCACTGACACGGAGGATCCTGCGAAGTTCAAGATGAAATACTGGGGTGTTGCCTCTTTTCTTCAGAAAGGAA ATGATGACCACTGGGTAGTGGACACAGATTATGATACCTATGCTCTTCATTACTCCTGCCGCCAACTAAATGAAGACGGCACTTGTGCTGATAGCTATTCCTTTGTGTTCTCCCGGGACCCCAAGGGATTGCCTCCAGAGGCACAGAAAATTGTCAGACAAAGGCAGAAAGACCTCTGCTTGGACAGAAAATACAGAGTTATTGTTCATAACG GATTTTGCTCTTAA